A stretch of the Geovibrio thiophilus genome encodes the following:
- a CDS encoding lysophospholipid acyltransferase family protein, giving the protein MRKYAVKFLIYLHIITGKLTCFFVRDELKKRKTLNANTSFFCRTGLKPLGLKPVFSGEEGLKKAGGCLVVCNHMSYLDIIIMASMRPFVFVSSVDMRETPFVGMMAELGGTYFVERRNASRLREEIKELAALMEAGFAVVLFPEGTSTDGSRVLPFRAPFIESARKAGVPVYPACLKYESVNGEPFGEKNRDLVCWYGDMAFEPHFESLFRMDSVTASVRIMDPADASHADRKELGDYLFSEVASAYYA; this is encoded by the coding sequence ATGAGGAAGTATGCTGTTAAGTTCCTCATATACCTGCATATAATAACAGGGAAGCTCACGTGCTTTTTTGTGCGGGACGAACTTAAAAAACGAAAGACGCTGAACGCCAATACATCCTTTTTCTGCCGTACAGGGCTTAAGCCTCTTGGTTTAAAGCCCGTTTTCAGCGGGGAGGAAGGGCTTAAGAAAGCGGGCGGCTGTCTGGTTGTCTGCAATCATATGTCATATCTGGATATTATAATAATGGCGTCCATGCGCCCCTTCGTGTTCGTCTCATCCGTGGATATGCGGGAAACCCCGTTTGTGGGGATGATGGCGGAGCTGGGCGGAACATACTTTGTGGAGCGGCGCAATGCCTCCCGCCTCAGGGAGGAGATTAAGGAGCTTGCAGCGCTGATGGAGGCGGGCTTTGCGGTGGTTCTGTTTCCTGAAGGCACAAGCACCGACGGTTCAAGAGTGCTTCCTTTCCGCGCGCCGTTCATAGAATCCGCAAGGAAGGCAGGCGTTCCGGTTTATCCGGCATGCCTGAAATACGAGAGCGTAAACGGCGAGCCATTCGGCGAAAAAAACAGGGATCTGGTCTGCTGGTACGGAGATATGGCGTTTGAGCCTCATTTCGAGTCGCTTTTCAGGATGGATTCGGTGACGGCGTCGGTGAGGATTATGGACCCTGCCGATGCCTCGCATGCTGACAGAAAGGAGCTTGGGGACTATCTGTTCTCTGAGGTGGCTTCGGCTTACTACGCCTGA
- a CDS encoding glycosyltransferase → MAKADLHCHSKYSNHPTEWFLQRLGSAESYTEPEYIYRTMKDRGMDFVTVTDHNKMEASLILNEKYPEDTFTGVESTVYFPEDGCKIHCLVYGLNESQFAMIQKIRRDIYDFRDYIKEQNIAYSVAHATYSVNSRLNIEHLEKLVLLFDVFEGINGGRGKLHNTTWVNALEGLSPDKIDDLTAKHKIKTFGSCPWIKGFTGGSDDHAGLFLGNTYTITKAASPQEFLEKIRTKQTRHSGNYSSFHSLAFTVYKIAYDFTRNHKNMAGAQGLFNNITSYIFEDKKPTLLERLKLKSMKMRKSADGSKVKRLVTELIEDVRGLTDGNINRKLSVVYEKATDIADEYTKMALSGLTGDAKNYRPEELVRSVTSSLPGIFLSVPFFTSFGHMYKDRHLVDEIEQRFSVRSGRAKKKILWFTDTITDLNGVSVTLRTIGRLAHEQGYDLKIISCLTEDEIDHRLPPNYVNLKPIYSFSMPYYEKLTVKIPSVLKALEDIYAFDPDEVYISTPGPVGLVGLLAAKLLNVKSSGIYHTDFTKEVYEITSNDSLKVLVETYTRWFFDSVSELKTTSAEYMSLLSERGMARHKMSVFHRGIDARLFCPMKKQEEGLFTLAYAGRISKDKNLDFLLELFGRLNEKYSSLRLVMAGDGPYLDELKSKTAGMPNVVILNEIEHARMPEVYAMADLFLFPSTTDTFGMVVLEAQACGVPAIVSDEGGPKEIIADKETGLVAYANDMEDWLHKASRMIDLAAAKPAEYRRFSEAARSRVMSVFNWDKVLRDLFAKNKPESLPEKSDGRLREISASVA, encoded by the coding sequence ATGGCAAAAGCAGATTTGCACTGTCACTCCAAATATTCCAACCACCCGACAGAATGGTTTCTACAGAGACTGGGCTCCGCCGAATCATACACAGAACCCGAATACATATACCGCACCATGAAAGACAGAGGGATGGACTTTGTTACCGTCACAGACCATAACAAGATGGAGGCTTCTCTCATTCTCAATGAGAAATACCCCGAAGACACCTTCACCGGAGTGGAATCCACCGTGTACTTCCCTGAGGACGGCTGCAAGATACACTGCCTCGTCTACGGACTCAATGAAAGCCAGTTCGCGATGATACAGAAAATACGGCGTGATATTTACGATTTCCGTGACTACATAAAAGAACAGAACATCGCCTACTCGGTCGCCCACGCCACATACTCAGTGAACAGCAGGCTCAATATTGAACACCTTGAAAAGCTTGTACTCCTCTTTGATGTTTTTGAGGGGATAAACGGCGGACGGGGCAAACTTCACAACACAACATGGGTAAACGCCCTTGAGGGGCTCTCTCCCGATAAAATAGACGACCTCACCGCCAAGCATAAAATTAAGACCTTCGGTTCGTGCCCGTGGATAAAGGGCTTCACCGGAGGCTCTGACGACCATGCGGGTCTGTTCCTCGGCAACACCTACACAATCACAAAAGCGGCGTCACCGCAGGAGTTTCTGGAAAAAATAAGAACCAAGCAGACCAGACACTCCGGAAACTACAGCAGCTTTCACTCCCTTGCCTTCACAGTTTACAAAATAGCCTACGACTTCACCCGAAATCACAAAAACATGGCGGGCGCTCAGGGGCTCTTCAACAATATAACCTCATACATTTTTGAAGACAAAAAGCCCACTCTCCTTGAACGCCTTAAGCTGAAGAGCATGAAGATGCGCAAATCCGCAGACGGAAGCAAGGTAAAACGTCTTGTGACCGAGCTCATAGAGGATGTGCGCGGTCTCACGGACGGCAATATAAACCGCAAGCTCTCCGTTGTTTATGAAAAAGCAACAGATATTGCCGACGAATACACCAAGATGGCTCTCTCAGGGCTCACCGGAGACGCGAAAAACTACAGACCGGAAGAGCTGGTACGCAGTGTTACCTCCTCTCTGCCGGGAATATTCTTAAGCGTTCCTTTCTTCACCTCCTTCGGGCATATGTATAAGGATCGCCACCTTGTGGATGAGATAGAGCAGCGCTTCTCCGTACGCTCCGGCAGAGCAAAGAAGAAGATACTCTGGTTCACGGATACCATCACCGACCTTAACGGAGTCTCGGTCACTCTGCGCACCATAGGCAGACTGGCGCACGAGCAGGGGTACGACCTCAAAATAATCTCCTGCCTCACTGAGGACGAGATAGACCACCGCCTGCCTCCGAACTATGTGAACCTTAAGCCCATATACTCATTTTCCATGCCGTACTACGAAAAGCTCACTGTGAAGATACCCTCCGTGCTCAAGGCGCTTGAGGATATTTATGCCTTCGATCCCGATGAAGTGTACATCTCCACCCCGGGACCGGTGGGACTGGTGGGGCTTCTGGCGGCAAAGCTGCTCAATGTGAAGAGTTCAGGCATATACCACACCGACTTCACCAAGGAAGTTTATGAAATAACCTCCAACGACTCCCTCAAGGTACTTGTGGAAACTTACACCCGTTGGTTCTTTGACTCCGTCTCAGAGCTTAAGACAACCTCAGCCGAATACATGAGCCTGCTTTCGGAACGGGGCATGGCGCGCCACAAAATGAGCGTCTTCCACAGGGGAATAGACGCAAGGCTTTTCTGCCCGATGAAAAAGCAGGAGGAAGGCTTATTCACCCTCGCATACGCGGGCAGAATTTCTAAGGACAAAAACCTCGACTTCCTGCTTGAGCTTTTCGGCAGACTGAATGAGAAATACAGCAGTCTCCGTCTGGTGATGGCGGGTGACGGTCCCTATCTCGATGAATTAAAAAGCAAAACGGCTGGTATGCCTAACGTGGTTATTCTCAATGAAATAGAACATGCCAGAATGCCGGAGGTATATGCAATGGCGGATCTGTTTCTCTTCCCCAGCACAACGGACACCTTCGGCATGGTGGTTCTGGAGGCGCAGGCGTGCGGCGTTCCCGCCATTGTCTCCGATGAGGGCGGACCGAAGGAGATAATCGCCGATAAGGAAACCGGACTGGTCGCCTACGCGAACGATATGGAAGACTGGCTGCACAAGGCATCCCGAATGATAGATCTTGCGGCGGCAAAACCCGCAGAATACCGCAGGTTCTCAGAGGCGGCACGTTCAAGAGTCATGTCTGTGTTCAACTGGGACAAAGTGCTGCGTGATCTTTTCGCAAAGAATAAACCCGAAAGCCTCCCTGAAAAAAGCGATGGCAGGCTCAGGGAAATTTCCGCCTCGGTTGCCTGA
- a CDS encoding GNAT family N-acetyltransferase, whose product MNAVKKGKIRKAADFLQELSKKFRFRLRTYRPNVTISLDSRKYLVKTVENGDELGDVLRLRHEVFYRELLEKKRFRGKDVDKYDFQFDHLVVIDKEAGQIIGTYRLNSSLFSDKFYSCSEFKMDNIVSLPGVKLELGRACIHPDYRSGATIAALWKGLGTYISETATDCLFGCSSVKTTDNLTIALVHYYLEKNFLAPEELRAMPKAKFRTDKYHKMLDMIQEKRFAPFREAAENLVPPLMLSYFKAGGVICGEPAYDKAFKCYDYLTYLDIKTMDESFRKKFTEKKNEEVCC is encoded by the coding sequence ATGAATGCTGTTAAGAAAGGAAAAATCAGAAAAGCCGCGGATTTTCTTCAGGAGCTCTCCAAAAAGTTCAGGTTCCGCCTGAGAACCTACAGACCGAATGTCACAATTAGTTTGGATTCACGCAAATATCTTGTTAAGACTGTGGAAAACGGAGACGAGCTCGGCGATGTTCTCCGCCTGCGCCACGAAGTTTTTTACCGCGAGCTGCTGGAAAAGAAGCGCTTCCGCGGGAAGGACGTTGATAAATATGACTTTCAGTTCGATCACTTAGTTGTCATAGATAAGGAGGCGGGGCAGATAATCGGCACGTACAGGCTGAACAGCTCCCTTTTCAGCGATAAGTTTTACTCCTGCTCCGAGTTTAAGATGGATAACATAGTGTCTCTTCCCGGGGTTAAGCTTGAACTGGGCAGGGCGTGCATACATCCCGACTACCGCAGCGGAGCGACAATAGCCGCTCTCTGGAAGGGGTTAGGCACATACATAAGCGAAACAGCCACAGACTGCCTTTTCGGATGTTCATCCGTTAAAACCACAGACAACCTCACCATCGCCCTTGTGCACTACTACCTTGAAAAAAACTTTCTGGCGCCGGAGGAACTTAGGGCTATGCCTAAGGCGAAGTTCCGCACGGATAAGTATCACAAAATGCTGGACATGATTCAGGAGAAGCGCTTTGCCCCGTTCCGTGAGGCAGCGGAGAACCTTGTTCCCCCGCTGATGCTCTCATACTTCAAGGCGGGCGGAGTTATCTGCGGAGAACCGGCTTACGACAAGGCTTTTAAATGCTATGATTACCTCACATATCTTGATATAAAAACCATGGACGAATCGTTCAGAAAGAAATTCACGGAGAAGAAAAATGAGGAAGTATGCTGTTAA